The genomic stretch AGATATGTTCCTCTGGAATTGAGCATCCACCACCCTGCCACCTGTGTAGCTGGTGGCTGAGAAATGAGCAGGGCACCCTCCTCTGCTGCCATGTCACATGCCCTGGCCGTGAGGCGGTGCGAGTTCTGCCAGCTGCAGGAGGCTCTCACTGGTGGAGGAAAAGTCAGACTTGTGACCTTTGTGCAGCCTGGAGCCTTGGCTCTGAGCAAGCCCAGAAGCTAAGGATGCCTCAGACGTCCTGCCCAGGCTTCCCACCTCTCCAGGGGTTACAGGAATGAGGGTTCCCTGGGCTCTCAAGGCTGGAGTGTCTGGGATTCTAGCACACCCTGGAAACCTACATAGCAAAAAAGCAGCAGCAATATCGCTCACTCCTCAGAGCCCCTGGGTCCCTGAAGGTCATAGTTCCCTGAGTCTTTGATGTTGTAGAACTGGATCTAAGTGACTGCCACAGGCCTTGGGAGCTCTGCTAGCCCTCCCTCCCCAAgcatctgcctgcctgctcaAGCTCTCACACTCTCCAAGGCCTTGGGGAGGCTGGGCAGTCTGAAGGTGAGGAAGCATCCCCTCCCATCTCTGCTCTGGAAGTCAAGTGCTCCCCCGACCCCACCCCTTGCTGTGCTAGGGACTGAATCCAGAGCCTTATATACAAGCTAGCAAGTAGAGCCACCCCCACCtgctcctccatccatccatatccAAGTCTGCCCCAACTGTACATTCTCACCGCATGGCACCGCCTCAAGCCCTTGCCCCTCTAGTTCCCATCACGCTGCCTAGCATTCATTAGCTAATCCTGCTCAGATCCTTGGTTCACAGCAGGGGGAGGCTCAGCAGAGTCTCGTGGGTCCTGCAGCTGGGCGTATCCGTCCCATTTTGCTTTTGGGAACATctttacatacatgcatagataGTGCAGCAACTTTGTTGACACATATAGGCACTAAGCTGAAGGCTGCTCCCATCATCCTTCAGGACAAAGACTGCATAGTTTCTCCTATAAGGAGGCCATAGGGACAAAAAATGTCGAGTCACAAGCTGTGGTCCTTTACTGTTCACACTGGGCCAAGGATCACATTATCTTGTAGTAAGAAGTAAATAAAGTGTGTGCGTATGAAGTAGTACCGGAGAATTTCAGTAATGCCACTGTCACTTCCTCCACCTGCTGCGAGCAGTTGCGGCCCAGAGCTCAGAACACAGCACCTTCCTCAATCTCCTTCCTCCCGATTCCTCTGTGTACAGGGTGTGCTTAGCATTGTAGTACCACAGATGACCACCAGGTGGTGACTAAGCACTCCAGACCTCGGGTTTTATGGTTTactagtttgttgttgttatcgactatgtaaaaaaaaaaaaaaaaaaaaaaagccctgtaaTTATGCCAGGGCTCCAAACTGTTGGCTAAGAAGCAGTTCCTTCCTACTGTCCCAGATAGGGAAATGGCCTGCCTGCTTTTCTCAGATACGTAGGCTCCAAGCCTCCCGCGGTTTGCCCTGAATCCACTTACCCACTGCGAAGTCCCAGTCATCTTCCTGAGAGCTACCTTCCCTGCTGTTTCTGGAGTTGGTGCCACACAGTCCCTGGCACAGCCAGATCTAGCCAAACAGCTCACTAGCTGATCAGTGTGACAGGATTCCTCTGCTCAGACTCAAGGGAAGACACGAGAACAGCTCTGCAGACTGCTCATCCTTCCCAAGGCACTGAGCACTTCCTAGGAAGCCCGCCAGTAGCTCATGTCCCccaaaagacaaagaacaaatgaatccTACAACTTTTGACAACAGAGTTGCAAGAACTTGAGGGACATGAGGTAGCCATGAAGGATCCAGGCAAGTTTCTAAGCAGGGAGCCTTAGAATACTGCTGGCTTTGGGGCacactggggagggaggaaggggctggATCCTAGTCTGGCTAAAAGGCAGGGTGCAGTGAGTGTCCCCTGGTTGTGGCTGGGAGAGGCTGGACAAGGGAAGGTGATTCCTGGGGACACCCAGATCCTGACCCCAAGCTGAGTGTCAgctgtctccctccttcttccctcccccctttcttcccaCAACTCGCACTGGATACAttcacaggaaagagaaaaaatggtCTCAGGGTTCATTTTTCTCAAAACATATATTTACGTCTCTTCTTAGTACGCTTCTCAGCACCTTGCTAGAACCTTGCAGGAATGTACGGTTCTCCCACCCAGCACCCCATGCCTTCCCCAGGGCTCTTCCTAGCCCTTGGTGACAAGGCCCTTCACAGCTTGCACAATGGCATCCTTGTCAATACCAAACATCTTCAGCAGCTCAGCTGGCTTCCCACTTCTTGGCACTTGGCTGACAGCCAGGCGGGTGACAGTGACTCCGGGTTCGCCCACGACTGCGGCAGACACGGCCTCACCTATGCCACCTGAGAAAGGAGAGTCAGATGGGTCTCAGTCTGAGCCCAAGATGGCAAAGGTTGCACATGCCCCCCACCCCTTGCCAGAGCAGGCATCACTAATCCATCATAGCACTCAATACTCACTCCAAGTCCAAATGTACACTTCAATATGGTTTTTCCTGAGATAGCTCAGGAGGGCCTCAAACTGATCACAgtctaggatggccttgaacttctgattcttttaattcgacctccagagtgttgggattacaagtataaGCCACCTGCCCGATTTTgcagtactgggaatggaacccaagaCTTCATGCAccctaggcaaggactctaccaactgagccctaCAGCCATTTTTGTTTGTAGCTTTGTCTGGTTGAGAACTCCCTATGTAAATcaaggtgaccttgaattcacaaaagATTCACCcatctttacctcctgagtgctgggatttaaagggaCATTGATTGCCAGGACACTTAGCTTtacacaacttaaaaaaaaaaaatccaaacctttttaaaaatgtgcccattgagcatggggaccttggggagggttgaagggaggaggggagaggcagggaggggagcagagaaaaatgtagagctcaataaaaatcaattagaaaaaaagctgaaaagaGTGCCCAtgggacatctttttttttttttttaactggtcCCCTGGAATAGGAGTGTTAAACGGTTGTGAAtgactatgtggatgctggggatcaaaccaaggtcctctggcagactgccgaatctttccagctccttgccaaatctttccagctcctttagcttttaaacatttatttttttatttagtatgtgtgtgcacacgtggtGGAAGGCAACTTGACCCCAAGTTTTGGACTTGACCTTAGAGTCTAAGCTCACATCTTCCCCGGAGACACCTTTAAGAAATGTGGCAGGTGCTTGTAGGATCTGCTTTGAAAGGATCAAAGATGACATTCTGTATGTAGCCAGAAAACGCACAACCTTACGTCAGTACAGCTGGGACTTGGTCTCTTGTGAGGGCTTTGGCTTAGGGACCCAGCTAACTTACAGCTGTGGACTGGCTAAGCTCCACGAACCCTTGCCAGGGCTGAGAATGGCAAAGGCAGAGGAATTTAATGCATTGTCTACCCCTTggctccctgcccctgcccctttcTTTAGCCTTTCCAACCCAGTCTGGTGCAGTCCAATTACCTTCATAGTAGTGATCCTCCACCGTGAGGATCCTGCCTTTGGTGGCACGGGCAGAGTCGAGAATAAGCTTCCTGTCCAGGGGCTTGATGGTGAAGGGATCCAGCACACGGATATTGATCTTCTCTGTGAGGGAAGACCAGGACACAGCTAAGAGAACAGCTATGTGCTGTGCTATGCCCTGTCGTGGAACTTCAGGGTCTCCTTATCCTAAGTAGGGTGTCTCGGAGATTGTCTCATAGCTACTGGCCTAGAAGAACTGCTCTCTGGGGCTGTCTGTCCCCTTGTCCCCACTGTTGAGGCTTTGCTTACCAGTGCCCTCTGGGAGATCCATGCTACAAGCCATAGTCCTGTTTGCCCCCAAACCACACAGGCCACTCTGAATACCTACCACCCTTCACTTCCTGATCACAGCTTGAGAAGTGACGAGTCTGGTGATCCTATTGAGAGGTTAATGCCTGCCCTACGATATCACTAGCTGACATTAATACCTATAATAATAGTACAAATGCAAAGTCACACCTAAGGCCTCAGGATAGACCCAAAGGTTAAGGACCAGTTTACAGATGGGCAAACAGAGGCACAAGGATGGTGAGTAATGTATTTAACTAGGGCTTGGTTGAGCTGTGGTTCCAGTCCCAACATCAGGCTCCAAGGCCTCTGATATGATACACTGGGACCATAGGTTCTAGAACTCGTGTCTCGCTGGACATGGCAGAATGACTCAAAGGGTGGCTTCAGTGACTGGCATTTAACTAGATGAGATTCTGCGACGGCGCCAGTCTGGACCCCACCTGGGTCCCTTTCTCCTCACCTTTCTTCAGCAGCTCCGCAGCAGCCAAGGCCTCATGCAGAGTCACACCGGCCCCGATCACCGTCACCTGGTCATCTTTGCTCTTCAGAACCACCTGGGGGTGACATGGGGCCAGTGAAGTTCAGACTACGGGCCAGTGAAGTAGGGTCTAGTAGTGGGAGCAGCAGCAGGGTTGGTGGCTCTCTGGGGTTCTCTCAGACCCAAGGACACAGCACTGACCTTGGCTTGGCCAACCTGGAAATCCTCATTGTTACTGTAGATGATAGCATTTTCAGGGCGGCTGGTCCGGATGAAACAGATGCCCTGAGATTGGAACAGATAAACTGAGAAATACAGGACAGCACTTAGACCTGCCCTATGACAGAGGGGGGAGTTTTTAGAGGGCCGCTAGGTGCAAGCCTCCTCCAGCCACCAGTCAATGATAAGCTATAGTCATTGTGTCCCAGCTGCTACAGCCAGGAGCTGGGGCTTGGTCTCTGTGGCTGGCACCTCTAAACACATGAGAGGCAGCCTCAGCTTAGCTAATCTCAGACTGCAAGCAAGAAGGGGGACTCTCTCGACCTCTCAGTGGGGCTACTCCCCAGAATGCCtcaggagagaaatgggaaaccCCATGCTAGTCTCTGTCAGGCAGCTCTTGATCTGAACCATGAGGCTCAATTTACTCTGTTCCTCAGCTCAAAGAGGGCAAGCATCAGCGGCTGTCAATCCGGCAGGTGTTGGTCATTCGGCCATCACTGCCATGAAGCACCGAGAGCGGTGTTCTTCCTGGCCTTGTTTCTTTAAGTTCTACAAACACCAGGGACAAGGTCAGGAAATGCCTCCCTGGGCACCCAGTGACCGACTCTGTGCTTGCTTGCCCACCCCCTTCAGTCTCTCTATggaagagctagtttcaagaaCGGTCACGTAACTAACCTTCGTATTGGCTGCCAGCTCCACTGCCTTCTCTGTCGCCACTCCATCGCTTGGGTAAAAGACAGTTGACATGGGGACCGACCGAAACATGGCCAGGTCTTCCAGGGCCATCTGAGAGGGCCCATCTTCTCCTGGGGTATTGAAGAGAAGAAGATGATTGGCACCCCGGTTTCAACCCCTCACACCCCTGATCTAAGGAAGGAACTGGGTGCTAGCATCCGGTCTCAGCTCACCAATGGACACGCCACAGTGGGAGCCACAGAGGTTGATGTTGCTCTCAGAGATGGCTGCCATGCGAATCTGGTCGAAGGCCCGTGTAAAGAAGGCCGCGAAAGTGCTACAGAAGGGCACTGTCCTGTCGCGTGTGGCACAGCCCACAGCAATGCTAACCTGAGGACAGGAAGGGCAGGTCAGCCCTGAAGACGCAGGGAGCCCAGAGCCCTCCCGAGGCCACATGTGGGAAGTAGAAGAGCCTGCGATCCTAGCATGCTAACTCACGTGAGACTTCAGTATGCCTACAATCTGTTAATAATCACCGCAAAACTTCTCAAAATCATCTTCCTTCAATGCACAATATAGTCAACAAGTGTTATATAATAGGGCAGAACAGGTTCTTCTCCTAAGATTGTTACTACATTTGCTttgttaatttccttttcttctttaatagtGAGTTaagaattttaatgtgtttattatCTGTAAAATAGAAATAGCTATGATAACtatgttataaatattttgtgtaaCCTATATTGAAGAAAGTGTTAAGTGTTTGTACAAAGACTTGAGAATATGAAAGTGTATGTTTATCTGTTATCTGGGAAAGTTGTGGAGGAAAAATCATTTTCCTTTGACACCAGGTATGGTAGcagtctgcaatcccagcactcagaatatAGGAGTAGGAATTGAAGGCTAGCCTTAGCTACATACTGAAATCTAAGGCAGCCTGGACTAATAAGAgcccatcttaaaaaaataaaaggattctATAGACCAACAAGTCCCTTTACCACCATACCTGTCCTACATACAAGATCCTCCATGTGTAACTGTCTCTTGGGAATAATCACCCCCAAAGTGGCTATTCAAGATCAAAGGTCAATATGGCTTCCTTGTCGCTCCTATGGTTTCTCTGAGCTGGCCCATAGCTGGCAGTTGGCATTGCCAATATGGCTGCCCTAGGGAGGAAGAGGACTTCATCTTGCCCCCACCCACATCATGGTGGTCCTGCAGCTGTGGCTGGCTGTACCCCTCAGCCTATTCCAGCACCTACCATGTTTTGCTCAGCAATGTAGCACTCAATGAAACGGTCTGGGTGCTCTTTTTTGAAGAGCTCTGAGAAGGTGGAATTTTTGGTGTCCCCATCCAGGGCAATGATGCGGTCACTGGCGTGACCCAGCTTGGCGAGGGCCTGTCCGTAGGCCTTCCGGGTGGCTATCTGTGGGGAGGAACGAAGGCTCTGAGTACCACTGGGGCGTGTGTAGGACTGAGGCTGTGCACGGCAGCAGCTCATGacttaattccagcaccagggaggccaAGGCAAGCGTATGTTGAATTTAAGGCCAAGTTTGGGCAATACACAGTGAAACTTGGCatcaagaaactaaaaacaacaacacaaaaagggAGACAGAACAAAAAAGCCCAGCAAGACCTGGAAATGGCCGAAACACAAGATCAAAGGCCTGGGTATCAGAAGGCTGCAGGCTGCATGAAGGGTTTTACTCGGCAAAGCACAGACTAACACAGCGCTGCCTAGCTTCTACCAGACCACAAAGGAGCCCCGAAGTCTGCATTCTTTTCAACTAGAAGCTTACTGTGTGACCAAGGGTAAGTCCCTTGCCTTCTCTGAGCCCCTGGGAGTACATAACTCCCCCATTAGGAGCAGACAGGAACCTGAGCTCATTCCTTCCACAAACCTCTGGAGGCATCTTGGCTTAGACCTCAGGAAACTAAAGAACCAGCCCCACCCCAATTCTTTCCATTTCACAAAAGAGCCAGCTAGGTACCTTGTCCCCCACTTTGTAGCTGGGTGGGGTGGGCATGCGGATGTTGGCAATGTCCACTGAAGGGGCATCCTCCTGAGGGGGCGTGGCCAGGATCTTCTTTTTACTCTGGACCTGGCTGTAAATCTCCTGGATAATCTGATCAGCCATGTTTTTGGGGAGGGGCTTCCCATGCCATGACTCTTTGTCCTCGATCCCTGTGGGTACAACCGGAGAAGAGAGAATGTCGTCAGGCAGGAATGTCCACAGAGGAAAATCCTGGGGATGGTGGTGTCACAGGAAAGGAGAACAGGACATCATTAGGGACAGAAAAGGAGTAGGAGCCAAGCATGAGCAGATGTGGATCCCCTTTGCCATTGTCCCCATAGACCTTGCCCCAGACTCTGCAGGCCATGCTGGAGAACGCAGACTCAGTTTTGCAGTGAGTAGGGAGGAATCCCCGGTAGAAGATGAAGCTGACAGTCGGAAGGGAGAGAATACTTCTAACTTATGTCACTGCAGCCTAAGGAGATCCAAGAACAGATCAACCCTCGCAGTCAGTACCAGGCAGTCTGAGGCACCCCCAAACCTGAACCTCCATGTTGGTTCCAGGGATTAACTGAAATCAGCCAACTTGgcagcagcaggcacctttacctaccATGGCATCTTGCCAGCCCCCTTTTCCTTTTGAGTCTCACATAACCCACGTTGGCTTAAAGCTCATTAAgcagctgagggtgaccttgctctcttctgcctccaccacccaagTGCAGGCACATGCCACATTCTTGgttctctttctgtcctttttaaTACAACCATCAGAAGTGAAGTGAGATGTCTCATTGACTCTGATTACGTAAGGCTTGATGTTCCTCCATCTTTAAGGAGGCAAGGGTTAAACAAGGCCTTGGCATCTGGAGTTCACCCCTGGGTGTTGAGGAGGGACTATGCTCGCTTCATTCGATGCAGGGAGCCATCGTCTACAGCCCGGTGAAGGAAAGCCTCTCCCCAATGCACTACTTCCTTGGGGGAGAATTCAGGTCTTTCAGGAGCTCCTGGGCTGTGCAATTCCAGGCTATGCTGCAACCCAGGGCGGATGGCTGGAGCTGGCAGAAACACTCCATTAAATGACACCATACACTAAGGTCGGGTAGAGGGGCTGTCTCACTACGAAACGTCTGCCTGTCTACATGGCTCACTCAAGACCAGCCACTTTAGGAAAATGACCAAGAGCAGGCATTTCTCCAGGCACAAGGGTCTCTGTGGGGGTGAGGAACACACACAGACCTGAGATCCCACGGCCCTTGAAGGTCTTGGCGATGATGGCTGTTGGTTGGTGCTTAGCCTGGCCAAAGGCCTTGCACAGCTCCTCCACGCTGTGTCCATCCACGATGATGGCGTGCCAACTGGGGAGAGAGGTGGCACAGGGTAAGGGGCAGCCAGGTGCCAGAGTACCCACAAACGCCCTCAGGAAAAGATATGGCCCAGCATCTGGGAgcttgcctgcatgccacccCATAGCTTACTCCAGCTGGAAAGCCTAAGACACTACTGTTTCCAATCTggacttccttcctttccctacaTTATTCTGCCTCCTTTGGTTACTTTTAATTTCCCTCCTTTCAAATAATTCTATGCTTAGGTCATGCACCGTCCTCTCGTCCTGATCCACTCATTTCCTACTAAGAGATGTTTTGGAGACAACGCACGGAGTTTGGAACGCACCTGTTATTAGATTAATAAAATGTTTGGCTCAGTGTCCACCAGATTCCTCCACAGATGCTGCAAACTTTGAAACATTCAACCGTGTTCTCTAACCTCTGTCAAGGAGCTGGGACATCTCTGTGAACCTGAACACcgttggggactgaacccagagccgtgtgcatgctaggcaagggctttACTATTGAGCTATGCCCGCACCACCACCTTTTTGGTTATTAATAAAGATGGCAGTAGAccgaagatgtagctcagtggtattaGTGCTTGCCAAACATATGAGGTCCTGATTCTATCCCTCAgtaacacatgtgtgcacatatacacacacagacatacacggtAATTTGTCCAAGGTCATAATGCAAGTTGTATGAGGACACAAGGAATTACAGACACAGACCCCAGGGGGTATTGCCAGGTTTATACTCAAGTTTCCAGACTGGTACAATCTTGGGGAAACCCCGTATAGGCACCTTGTGGCAGTGTCCTTATCTGCCCAACAGAAAGAATATTCCTAACCCCCCTTTCCCCCCTTTGTAAGGCCAAGACAACCTCAACAGGTGTTCTCATCAACAACCACACAATTCACCACAAAGGGAAGCCATGAACACCCCACCCAAGGCTCTCGAGCCCCACATTTCCCCAGCCCAGCTTGCTTCCCAGCCAGCCGTCCTCCGTAGCCTCCTCAGCCATACGGCACCTTAGAGTCCCCAACCTCTTGTCTTTGGGGCTGAGGAGAAATGCTGAGGGGGGAGCCCTCAGGCTCACACCCACCTTCCCTGCTTCACAACACTGGATTCTGAACTCATTGTCCCTGAAGGTTGAAGTGGGAAGTTGAGAAAACCTGATTATTATTTCACTAGCGAGGAAGCCTGCTCCTACCTTCCAGGATGCTGGGGTTGGACTAGCCAACTCATGTTCACTTTGCTACATGTCcttcagcctcatggactgagctTATGTGCATTTGCACCTGTGGACTCTTCCCCCGTAAACAGACTAGCATCTAGGTGATGAGATATGCAACCATGTAAATACGCTTGCTTTAAAAGAGTCCTTCTCGGGCCACAGCCTCACACATACCCAAAGGCCTCACAGCGCTTCTGGTAGATGTCCACCTGGTGCTGCAGTGGGGCTGGGTCACTCTGGCCCAGACGGTTGACGTCAAAAATGGCAACGAGGTTGTCCAGCTTGTAAATCCCAGCAAAGGCCATGGCCTCCCAGACAGAGCCTTCGGACACTTCCCCGTCTCCCAGCATGCAATAGACGCGGTAACTGTGGACAAAAGGCAAGTGGAGAATGAGACCCTCAATACCACCCTCCCAAGAAACCTACTAGACAGAGGCACAGCCAGACACAGATGGCTATGTAGAGCAGGCAGCGGGGACACGGCTAGGTCAACAGTGTCACTAGGACCATAATGCCCAGCCCACTCTCCACAAGTAAGCTGCCAGGAGCCACAGGACTAGCTGCTGAGATGATGCGGATCTGGGCAGTAAGAATCAGAGTTGGGGCTGTTGGGGAAAGAGTTACAAGGTTGAGCAGGCTGGAGAGCAAGCCAAcagcccctccccactcccccaactCCCCTGCCACCCCAGAGTAGGATAGATGGGACCTTGGAAACCAGGCTCATTCCACCTGGGGGGAAAGAATAGGCACAGCTGCTCAGCATAGGGTCCAGATGCCTCATGGGTAGGCTCTCTTGTCCTTGGCCTTTCTCCAGTGGAGCTTTCTGCCCTCAACACAGGCAAATGTGGGCATCTCAAAGCCGGGTGTGAAGGTAAGAGCATGAAATCAGGCTACATTACTGGGAGGGTGGGGTGAAGTggagtgaggctgaggcaggggactggCTCAGAGACTTCCTAGCCTGGAGAGTGAGGCTACTACCTCTCTCCATCATGGGTCTGCTCATGGTTGGTGTAGGGCCCTGAGCTGTGTGACCTCCCTGAGATGAATTCCCCAGATCCACAGAGGATAGGAAAACATTCAGATCTGCCAAAGGACTTATGTCTGAAGGTTGCATATCTGTGTCCTGGACTGTCCAGCTTGCTATATAGGAAAACACATGGGAGTTGGGGGGAATACCCTTCACCTTGCCCCATGTTCAGCTGTGTGGTTCTCTCTGGCCAGGCTCACAGAGGATATATACCCCTTAGCTGCTCATGACAGCAGTTTGAATCCCCAGAGTGACTGTAGGCCAAGAGCCAGGCAGCTAGAGCTGTCAGCATGACTCAGCACTTCCTCAGCCAACAGGCCAGAGAACTTTCTGTATGCTTCCCTGCCTGGGGTTTTTCTTGTGAGCCATCTACTGGGTGGGGTCACTGGTACCCTGGCCCAAAGGGCCCACATTTCAGACACATGCTTTTCTGGACCGTGGTTTTCCTCAAgtcatcttttctcttcctaagGTTACCAGGAGCCCAAACACCCCAAAGGAGTTCTGGTCTGGCACAGAGCTCCCCAAAAGGACCTTCATGATAGGAGCCAGAGAGGCAGGCATGTGGGGATCCTGTCTAAGGAGGCTGAATGGCTATGTCCCATGCCCAACCACTTCCATAAAGTGAGACTGGGGCCAAGCAGGGTCACAGCATGGTCTTGTACTTCAAGattggagacagagacaaggctggcctcatagGGTCAAAAGACTGAGGAGAGGAGGATATCCTAAAGTCCTGAGATGCTGGGAATCGATGAGGGGACCTAGCTAGAGATGCCAGACCTGTCCAATGCTAGGGACTGGTGCTACACTGTGATCCACTTGAGTACCCGTCTCAGTACGGCTCTCCAGAGGCTGTAAACTAAGAACTGTCACTAACAGAACTGTCAATATCAGACTTACTCTGTACATCAgagttaaaaaaattcaaagatgttGGGGCTAGGGGAGCAACTCAGTGGAGGAGCGCTAACTCAATTAGACAAGGCCTTTGCGCCCCCTGCGAAAAAACAAAGACGTGACACGTGCTTAAAACCATAAAGACTTAGGCCAGTCAAGAACCGGTTAGCTTCAGGTAGAGGTGCCTGCCTAATGTGTGTGATTTGTTGTTTTGTagctaagacagggtctcacaatgtagccttgacttacagagatccacatgctctgcctcttgaatgcagGGATCAAAGACTCACACTGCCTAGCATGCCAGCCTAATGTTGATAGATCCTATTTActctattcttctttttttctttttttggtttttcgagacagggtttctctgcagcttttttagagcctgtcctggaactagctcttgtagaccaggctggcctcgaactcacagagatccgcctgcctctgcctcccgagtgctgggattaaaggcgtgcgccaccaccgcccggctactctATTCTTTAGATCACAGAAATAAAAGCTCTACATCAACAAACAAGGGCCAGGGGCTGCAAAGGTGAAGTCATAAAGGTCAGGTCAATGCTCATGGAAACCATCTTGTATGTCCAACAAGATGAGCTAACTGGTCTATGGTATGCCCACAGGACAGGGCATTGTAGACACCAATGCAGCTCTTGCTAGTTTAACCCCAAGGAAATGCCTAGGATAGACTGTTAGCATGTTTTAGGGCTCAGCGGGTGAAGGCACCTGATACTAAGTCTGCCCGACTAAGTTCAATTCCCCAAGTTCCTGATTGTCCTCAAGTTATCCACGGACCTCCAGGGCACGCACATTCGCCTCTTCACTGCCACAAACAAATGGAGACGGGGGATGTctagtattttaaaaagcagaatgtgAACTTATATTAGAACTACAAATTTGTAAATTCTTTTATGAAGACTTAATGTGGAAGAAATATATTCTTAGATTTAAattagggaaaggaaagggagccaGACTTGgagatgcatgcctataattccagccgcTTATGGAAGAAATCAAGGCCGGatgatcacaaattcaaggttaGCCGCAGCAGTTAGAactataaatagataataaaacagAGAGCTAATCCCTTTTTTGTTATCACTGTTCTATAACTTCGTGCTAAACAGGCAGGGTCCAGACGTGATTCGACTGTGACTGTTCTTTCAGGAGACCTGAGTTTTACACTATCGTCTTCCACTTAATATCGCTCcaggttgtagttttctgtaagtGCTACTAAGTGTAGGTTATTTTATTCTGGTAAACAAGTATTTTAGCCACGCAAATAAGAGCATGAAGACTGTTAGGCATTTGTCTAAAATATCAGAATTTTGAAAGCCCTGGGACACTGACTGATTGTCCCTGAATCTCAAAGGGTAACATACCAggaatttgaaaactgaaaaacttggtttttttgtttgtttgtttaactgtaTCACTGCTGGTGAATAAAtatacttaaagaaaacaaaacaaaaacttttaaaagagactGCAGGGAGAGAGAGTGCCAGCAACCTCTTTGTCTCTATCAGCATGCCACCTCTGAGCGCCTGGCTGGGCCTGATAATCTCCTGGTGCCCTGGCCCTTCACCTCCACGCCCCCATCCCCTACACAGTACTGTCTGAGGTCCCAGGCCTCAGCTAAGCCTGGCTCTAAGCCACCACAGCCTCTGAGAACCCACTAAAGCCCTTCTCCCTATACTGGACGGATAGACATGTTCTATTATGTCGAGGTCAGGAAACACTCCTTCTCAGGGAATTACTTCAAGCAACTGTGGGAATAATTAACTCACACCTCTGGATCGAGGCCAGATAAAAGGTTCTTAAACATACACCTTACTCTGTGTACTTTACCTCAGAA from Arvicola amphibius chromosome 12, mArvAmp1.2, whole genome shotgun sequence encodes the following:
- the Tkt gene encoding transketolase; translation: MEGYHKPDQQKLQALKDTANRLRISSIQATTAAGSGHPTSCCSAAEIMAVLFFHTMRYKALDPRNPHNDRFVLSKGHAAPILYAVWAEAGFLPEAELLNLRKISSDLDGHPVPKQAFTDVATGSLGQGLGAACGMAYTGKYFDKASYRVYCMLGDGEVSEGSVWEAMAFAGIYKLDNLVAIFDVNRLGQSDPAPLQHQVDIYQKRCEAFGWHAIIVDGHSVEELCKAFGQAKHQPTAIIAKTFKGRGISGIEDKESWHGKPLPKNMADQIIQEIYSQVQSKKKILATPPQEDAPSVDIANIRMPTPPSYKVGDKIATRKAYGQALAKLGHASDRIIALDGDTKNSTFSELFKKEHPDRFIECYIAEQNMVSIAVGCATRDRTVPFCSTFAAFFTRAFDQIRMAAISESNINLCGSHCGVSIGEDGPSQMALEDLAMFRSVPMSTVFYPSDGVATEKAVELAANTKGICFIRTSRPENAIIYSNNEDFQVGQAKVVLKSKDDQVTVIGAGVTLHEALAAAELLKKEKINIRVLDPFTIKPLDRKLILDSARATKGRILTVEDHYYEGGIGEAVSAAVVGEPGVTVTRLAVSQVPRSGKPAELLKMFGIDKDAIVQAVKGLVTKG